The DNA window GCCAAGACTGAAAAAAGCGTACAGAACGGGACGTTCCCGCAATCGCAGGTATGTATTGGCCATCGTCGAGAGGACACGAAGACCCAACGAGAGGGCCACCAGTTGTACGTAACGGGTATAAATAGTCGATGTGAGAAAGAGCTTGGCCATCGGGGAAGCGAGACTTGCGAGTAAACCGCTTGCCAGGAGGGTCGCCGCGAGAAGACCGGCGGAGATGGTCACCACCGTATTTTTCCGCTCTTCATCGGTCTTAGCCAGGCCGTACCATCGCATAAAGGCGGCCATAAAACCGAGATCGGCCGTCATCTGCCCCATCTGATGCATGACAAAGAGAACCTGCAATCGCCCGAAATCTTCGGTGATCAGCACGGCCGTATAGATCGGTATCATGAGGAAGCCGGCGGCGCGCCCGGCCATTTCGCCGACACCATAGACAGCGCCTTGTTGCGTCAGCTTCTTAAGGAGGTCGCGAAGTTTCATAGGACCGGCTCCCGCGGATTTCTTTTAAGAGCGATCTTTCTATAAAGTTGCAACAGCGGGTCAATCGTACGGCTCCAATGGTAGTGCTCCTGCACAGCCTTGCGGCCGCGTTCACCCATCTCCTTCCTGAGAGCCGGATCTTTCAATTTATGGATCGCCGACGCCATTGCTTCAGGGTGGGAGTGGGGTACAACCAGCCCGGCGCCGGTCTCTTTAACAATGCGCTCCAGGGGCCTGCAGTTGGTGACAATGACCGGCCGGCCGAGACACATATAATGGAAAAGTTTGTGCGGAATCGTTGAATCGGTGTGAGGCGTCTTGAGATGGGGTATGAGACCGACATGGGAAGCGGCGATATAGGAGGGGAAGGTTGTATAGGGCTGCCATCCCTCAAAACGGAGGTGATCCGCCACGCTGAGGTTCTCCGCCAATCTCTCGAGCGCGGCCCGGTTGCGGCCGGTGCCCACCAATGTCATCTCAAGGTGCACCTTGGAAGTCTCCTCCCCGTGAACGGCCAAGGCCATCGCCTTCACCGCCGTATCGAGACCGCGATGCTCGTCGAATCCGCCGGTATAAAGAATGCGGTACCGATCGGCGGGCATCCGGCTTATGAGTTCAGCATCAAGACTGAACTTTAAAAATGTCTCCAGATCGACGGTGTTGGGCACAACCGATATTCTTTCATTGGGAACCGCGAGTGACATGATCCGATCCCGCGCTTCCTCGATAACGACGACGATATGATCGGCGGAATGGACCATCCTCTTTTCAAAACGCTCCCAGGCGGAAGGCCAAATCAATAATCGGCCCAGAAAACTCCGGGCATATCCATAGGTTCGCAAGGCCGCCGGATAATTCTCATGCAGATCGAGTATCAAGGGGATGCCATGCGCGCGCGCCGCCTGCCATCCGACAGCCGCCAGCGGCAAATCGTGAATGTGCAAGGCTTCTATTCTGTGCTGCTTTAAAAACGACGCCAGACGCCTCCGAAACCATGCGGTGTAGAGCGGAAGAGTAAGGGATAGGGCGCCGGCCTTATTGTGAAAGGTCTTTGACATACTGTACCGGTGAACCTCAATTCCGTCCACCCGCTCCCGCTTTGGCTGACCGGCCCAATCGACACAAAAGAGATGAACCTCTTGTCCATCCTCGACGAGTGAGCGGCCTTCTTGCGCGACGCGGGGATCGGGGGGGAAGGGATGGTCCAACAGCATGCCAATGCGGATCGGAGACCCCGCGCTCATCAATTCCCGCCCGAGCCGGCCAGGCTCTCTTCCAATACTTTAACAATGCGTGGAGCGGTTTTCCCGTCCCATAAGGGGGGATCCTCGGCCTGTGGGGGATAGGGCTGTTTCAGGATCTCCCGAACCGCGGGGAGGATTTTACGGGGATCCTCCCCCAGCAACCGATTGGTCCCCATGGAGATCGTGATGGGGCGTTCCGTGTTGGGACGGAAGGTGAGACAGGGAACCCGCAGATGCGTTGTCTCTTCCTGGATTCCGCCGGAGTCGGTGAGAGCGAGACGAGCATGACGCTGCAACGCCATGAAATCCAAATATCCCAGAGGCTGCAGAAGTCGAAATCCGGGAAGGCTCTCAATCCTCTGCTCCCACCCGGCATCGATTATTCGGGACCGCGTGCGCGGGTGCACCGGAAAGACGACGGGAATCTCTGCGGCCACGGCCGCCAGAGCCTCCAGAATTCCATCCAGCCGGTCAGGCTCGTCGACATTGGAGGGACGATGCAATGTTACTAATGTATAAGATCCTGCATCAAGACCGAGTTGCTTTAAAATTTGCGCAGTGTCGGTTAAGGGAAGAAAACGAACCAGCGTATCGATCATGATATTCCCGACAAAATAGATCCGGCTTTTCGCGATGCCCTCCTTCAAGAGGTTGTCCTCAGCCTCCATCGAAGGAATGAACAGCCAGTCACTCAACTGATCGGTGACGATTCGATTGATTTCCTCAGGCATTGTCCTGTCATAACTGCGGAGACCCGCCTCGACATGCGCCACTGGAATGCGCAGCTTTGACGCCACCAATGCCCCGGCCACGGTGGAATTCACATCACCGACCAGAACAACGGCCGCCGGCTTCTCTTCCAGCAGAACGGTCTCAAAGCTCTCCATGATCCGGGCTGTTTGTTGGGCGTGCGAGCCGCTGCCGATACCGAGGGAGCGGTCAGGTTCCGGGAGATGCAGCTCGTCGAAGAAGAGCTGGCTCATTTCACGATCGTAATGTTGTCCTGTATGAACCAGATAGGGTTCTAGAAGGGTCGAGCCCTTCATCGCGTTCACCAGGGGGCCGACCTTCATAAAATTCGGCCGGGCGCCGGCGACAAGAACGATTTTCAGTGGCTTTGTCGGCGTCATGAGGAGGGCCACCCATCCTGCTTCAGGGCTTCATCGAGACGGGAGTAGGTTGTTTCCAGGGCTTCCACCGGCGTCTGCCGGTGGGAGTTTTGATACGATCGCTCGAGATCCCCATCCCGCCGGGGAACAAGATGAATGTGAACGTGTCCCTCGACTCCGGCGCCGGCGCAGCGTCCCACATTAATACCGCCATGGATGAGGGAACATCCATAGGCCCTAATCAGGGCTTTTTCTCCACGGGCTGCAAAGGAAAGCAACTCCTCGAGCTCTTCCGGTCCCAATGATCCCAAGGAGGCGGCATGCCGGTAGGGGATCGCCATGATATGGCCGGCGGTATAGGGGTAAGTATTGAGGATCAGAAAGACAGACTTTCCTTTACGTAGGATGTAGGTTGGATCCTGGGATGCTTCAAGAAGCCGGCAGAACAGACAGCCGCTGTGGCTCTTGTTCTCAAGAATGTATGGCATGCGCCATGGTGTCCAAAGGGGCGCCCATGCCATTGTTGATACCTGGGTTGAAAGTGTCTCCATGGAGTGGCAGTTTATCAGTCCCCATCGGGTGCGTCCACTCCGGCCTGGGAAGAGCATGACGTTTCAACGGTTGAAGGATTTTCCGTCCCGCTTCCGGCGCAGGCCGTGGAATTTGGATGGGTCATCATCGAATCCTGGTTGTACTGGAGATCTCCGTTGGGCGTGCTAAGCTCAACGAAGTGATGTCACCGCGAATCAGCCGAACCGGGAACCCAAGGACAGAATCGCGGTAGGTGAGTGTGGGCCCGGAAGGAAAGGTCTCAACGCCCCGTTGATCAACCTGACCGATCGTTCCCTATGCCGCGTTCCCTTGGCGACAAGGATCATCCGGCATTATCGGTCCATCCATGGAAGGAAAGATGCACCGAAGGTTTCCTGCCAATCTCTCGGCGACCTTTCTTATGGCCGTCCTCTGTTTGGCAGCCAATATTTTGGCCTATTGGCCTCTGCCGGGGGCGGCGAAAAGTAACTATTCTGCTAATTTCTCAGAGAATGAACTCTACCAGCTACCCGTTCCGCCGCAGCTATTCAATCCGCCTGATCTGAATGATTTCACGGCTCCGACGCCCAACACCCTCACGGGGGTGGCCGGTCTCACCCTCCTGGAATCGGATGCGCTTCCCCCGGCGCCGGGTTTCCTATCCCCAACGTGGGGATGGGATCTTTCTCTGCGAAGAGAGCAGGAACTCTATCCGACATTGTCCCTCCTTTTCGACGGGGAGGCCGAATCGGAACGCCTGCCTTTCTCCCGGGGTGAACATTTTCTGCGGGCCGAGACAGCGCTGCATCTGGAAAACTGGGAAAAGGCGGCCGAACTTTTTAGAGAGTTCATTCAACACTATCCCTCGGACACCCTTATCATGACGGCCGAAATCTGCCGGGCCGAGGCTCTCTTCCGCAGCCAAGAGCCGGTTGCGGCGGCGGAAGGATTCGAGCGGGTTTTTCGACAGGCGGAGGATGCGCGTCTCCGCTGGATTGCGGGACGCAGTCTGGCTTGGATTCAAAGAATGGAGGGGGACACGACAGCGGCACGGACCGTTCTTGAGTTCTTATTGACGTCAGATTCACCAGCTTCGTTGGCGGACCCCTCTATGGCCCCGATGATGGAGGACGCGATCCGGTTGGATTTGGGGGAGTTGGAGCTTGCCGGGAACCGCCCGGAAGAGGCGTGCCGCGTATTGGAGCCGTGGAGCCGGGACGCGGCCATCTCAGCGCCTTCCGCCAGAGATCCCAGGGGATTTTACATTTTAGGAATTGCTTCCCTTTCGCTGGAAGATTGGCCCCAAGCGATGTCGGCTTTTAACGCCCTGCTCCGAACGCAGGCGCCGCCGCCTTCTGTTTGGATCGCCAAGGGACATGCGGTATTGGGGTGGCTGCATCTTCGTGAGGGCGATTTGGATCAGGCCAAGCTTCATTATGAATCAGCAGCGTTGATTCCCGCTGAAGGAGAGGCACGGGACATTTATGGAATGGCCTTGGCAATGTATAGGCAGGGTGATCTTTCCGGCGCGCTGCAGCTCTTAAATGGAAACGAAGCGCCTCTCCCGGAAGATCTGCAATGGTCCTGGTCATACACACGAGGTTTTATATACTTTCAGCTTGGACAATACCAAGACGTTTTCAGCGCCCTCGATCTCTCGCTTCAAAGGCATCATCCCGATTCCCTGCAACTCCAGGCGCTCTTGCTGCTTGGTGATGCCCGGCGGCGTTTGGATCAGAATCAGGAGGCCCTGGCATCCTACCGTCAAGCGGCCCTTCTCGTGAAAGACCCCCCTGAGGATCTGCTCTGGCGATGGGCGGTGACCGCCCTGGATCTTCAAAGATGGGGTGAGGGAACCCGGGTCTTGGGCGATCTCCAAAAACGTTTCCCCGGATCATCCCGCCAGCCGGAGGCCGCCTTCTGGAAAGCGGAGGCTTACTATAGGCTGGGGCGCTTTCAGGAGGCCGAAGATTCGTATGGGATGGCACTGCGAACGGGGTTTAACAAAGCGGCTGCACAATATGGGCTGGGGTGGTGCGCCTATGTCAAAGGACGCTTCCGGGAGGCGGCGGATTATTTTGGCGCGGCGATCGCCGCCGGTCTTGCCTCTCCGCAATCGGTGGATGCGGCCATCCGGCGGGGTCACTCCCTGTCAAATCTGAGGGAATGGGATGCCGCCTGGGATTCCTATGAAGCGGCGGCGCGGATGGGAGCAGGAACTCCCATGGAGGACGAAGCCCGCTTCCGCCAGGGACGCCTCCTGCTGCGCCGGGATCGGCCGGCCGAGGCCGCCCGCTTGTGGGAGGGTCTAGCGGCCTCCTCCGACCAGCGGACCATCGCCGCGCTTTCGGCCTATTGGGCCGGCGCCGCCTGGTTTGCCGCGAGTCAGTTCGGCGACGCTGAGAGAATGTTTCGCGACGCTTCACAACGGATCGTGCTGAGCGATTCACTCCGCACGGCGGCCGATCTCGGCGCAGCCGATGCCTTGTACAATGGTGGAAACCAAGATCAAGCCCTTGATGATTACAGAAGCCTGCTCCAAAAAGACAAGGCGCCAATCGCCATCCGAGCCGCGGCGGCTGACGGTGTGTATAACATTCTTGTGCTCCGTAAGAAATGGGATGAAGCCGCCCGTTTCATTGACGATGTTTTGCAGACTTTTCCGGAGCTTTCGCGCCTGGGTGAACGTCATCTGCGGATCGCCGACGGCTATCTGGAGGAGGGGATGCTCGAAAAGGCGGCCTCGGCATACAAGGCCCTCCTGGCCAGGGATGATCTTATCCCGGCCCTGCAAGCGCGGAGCCATATCGGCAGCGCTCGGACTCAGGAACGATTGGGACATGGTTCGCAGGCGGCCTACCATTGGGAGGCGGCGGGGCGTCTCAGCGATCCGGCCCACCGGGGAAAACTCTGGCTGGATGCAGCTGGCTTGTACTTAAAGGCCGGGCAGCCCCGCGAGGTTGTCCGCCTGCTGGAAGAGCTGAGGGGCTTGGAAATTCCGGTTGCGGATCGTTGGCGGGTTTCTTTCCTCCTGGCTCAGGCTTATGAAGGGTTAGAGAGACTCGAGCCGGCGGTTACGGCCTGGCAGGAGACCGTCGACACCGCCCCGACGGATACGGTGCGGATCCAATCTCTGGCCCGGATCGGGTATCTGCAATTCCAGTTAAAGAATTGGCCGGAATCAATAGCGGCTTATCAACGCGCCGACTCCGCCGGCGCCCTGGCCAAGCCCTTTCGATCTCTCTATTGGATCGGAGAATCTTTCTTTCAGATGGAGCGATGGGATGAAGCCCAGGAGGTTCTCAGCCGCTTCTTGAAGAATCCGCCCGAAGAAGCTCTTTGGGAAGCCATGGCTCGCCTGCGACGAGCGGATGCGCTGGAGAAGCTGGAGCGGTGGGATGCGGCCTTGGAGGAATATGATCGTGTTTTAACATTGAATGTCGGTGACGCCATACGGGAAGAGGCGGGTATCCGCCGCCGCCAGGTCCAAACCTGGTCCGGCGCTCCAAAAAATGAGAAGAGAGATGTCAAAGACGGATCA is part of the Candidatus Eisenbacteria bacterium genome and encodes:
- a CDS encoding glycosyltransferase family 4 protein, with translation MSAGSPIRIGMLLDHPFPPDPRVAQEGRSLVEDGQEVHLFCVDWAGQPKRERVDGIEVHRYSMSKTFHNKAGALSLTLPLYTAWFRRRLASFLKQHRIEALHIHDLPLAAVGWQAARAHGIPLILDLHENYPAALRTYGYARSFLGRLLIWPSAWERFEKRMVHSADHIVVVIEEARDRIMSLAVPNERISVVPNTVDLETFLKFSLDAELISRMPADRYRILYTGGFDEHRGLDTAVKAMALAVHGEETSKVHLEMTLVGTGRNRAALERLAENLSVADHLRFEGWQPYTTFPSYIAASHVGLIPHLKTPHTDSTIPHKLFHYMCLGRPVIVTNCRPLERIVKETGAGLVVPHSHPEAMASAIHKLKDPALRKEMGERGRKAVQEHYHWSRTIDPLLQLYRKIALKRNPREPVL
- a CDS encoding tetratricopeptide repeat protein, with the translated sequence MHRRFPANLSATFLMAVLCLAANILAYWPLPGAAKSNYSANFSENELYQLPVPPQLFNPPDLNDFTAPTPNTLTGVAGLTLLESDALPPAPGFLSPTWGWDLSLRREQELYPTLSLLFDGEAESERLPFSRGEHFLRAETALHLENWEKAAELFREFIQHYPSDTLIMTAEICRAEALFRSQEPVAAAEGFERVFRQAEDARLRWIAGRSLAWIQRMEGDTTAARTVLEFLLTSDSPASLADPSMAPMMEDAIRLDLGELELAGNRPEEACRVLEPWSRDAAISAPSARDPRGFYILGIASLSLEDWPQAMSAFNALLRTQAPPPSVWIAKGHAVLGWLHLREGDLDQAKLHYESAALIPAEGEARDIYGMALAMYRQGDLSGALQLLNGNEAPLPEDLQWSWSYTRGFIYFQLGQYQDVFSALDLSLQRHHPDSLQLQALLLLGDARRRLDQNQEALASYRQAALLVKDPPEDLLWRWAVTALDLQRWGEGTRVLGDLQKRFPGSSRQPEAAFWKAEAYYRLGRFQEAEDSYGMALRTGFNKAAAQYGLGWCAYVKGRFREAADYFGAAIAAGLASPQSVDAAIRRGHSLSNLREWDAAWDSYEAAARMGAGTPMEDEARFRQGRLLLRRDRPAEAARLWEGLAASSDQRTIAALSAYWAGAAWFAASQFGDAERMFRDASQRIVLSDSLRTAADLGAADALYNGGNQDQALDDYRSLLQKDKAPIAIRAAAADGVYNILVLRKKWDEAARFIDDVLQTFPELSRLGERHLRIADGYLEEGMLEKAASAYKALLARDDLIPALQARSHIGSARTQERLGHGSQAAYHWEAAGRLSDPAHRGKLWLDAAGLYLKAGQPREVVRLLEELRGLEIPVADRWRVSFLLAQAYEGLERLEPAVTAWQETVDTAPTDTVRIQSLARIGYLQFQLKNWPESIAAYQRADSAGALAKPFRSLYWIGESFFQMERWDEAQEVLSRFLKNPPEEALWEAMARLRRADALEKLERWDAALEEYDRVLTLNVGDAIREEAGIRRRQVQTWSGAPKNEKRDVKDGSQNDSP
- a CDS encoding HIT domain-containing protein, translated to MPYILENKSHSGCLFCRLLEASQDPTYILRKGKSVFLILNTYPYTAGHIMAIPYRHAASLGSLGPEELEELLSFAARGEKALIRAYGCSLIHGGINVGRCAGAGVEGHVHIHLVPRRDGDLERSYQNSHRQTPVEALETTYSRLDEALKQDGWPSS
- the wecB gene encoding UDP-N-acetylglucosamine 2-epimerase (non-hydrolyzing) — encoded protein: MTPTKPLKIVLVAGARPNFMKVGPLVNAMKGSTLLEPYLVHTGQHYDREMSQLFFDELHLPEPDRSLGIGSGSHAQQTARIMESFETVLLEEKPAAVVLVGDVNSTVAGALVASKLRIPVAHVEAGLRSYDRTMPEEINRIVTDQLSDWLFIPSMEAEDNLLKEGIAKSRIYFVGNIMIDTLVRFLPLTDTAQILKQLGLDAGSYTLVTLHRPSNVDEPDRLDGILEALAAVAAEIPVVFPVHPRTRSRIIDAGWEQRIESLPGFRLLQPLGYLDFMALQRHARLALTDSGGIQEETTHLRVPCLTFRPNTERPITISMGTNRLLGEDPRKILPAVREILKQPYPPQAEDPPLWDGKTAPRIVKVLEESLAGSGGN